In a single window of the Pseudomonas oryzihabitans genome:
- a CDS encoding NADH-quinone oxidoreductase subunit A has product MSEPISLLTHNWSFAVFLLGVVGLIAFMLGVSSLLGSKAVGRSKNDPFESGIVPTGGARLRLSAKFYLVAMLFVIFDVEALFLFAWSVSIRESGWAGFVEASIFIAILLAGLVYLWRIGALDWAPASRRERQAKSKQ; this is encoded by the coding sequence ATGTCTGAGCCGATCAGCCTACTGACCCACAACTGGAGCTTCGCGGTATTCCTCCTGGGCGTGGTCGGTCTGATCGCCTTCATGCTTGGAGTCTCGAGCCTCCTCGGCAGCAAAGCCGTAGGTCGTAGCAAGAACGATCCCTTCGAGTCCGGCATCGTCCCCACCGGGGGTGCCCGTCTCCGTCTCTCTGCCAAGTTCTACCTGGTCGCGATGCTCTTCGTGATCTTCGATGTCGAAGCCCTCTTTCTCTTCGCCTGGTCGGTCTCCATCCGTGAATCGGGATGGGCCGGCTTCGTGGAAGCCTCCATTTTCATAGCAATTCTGTTGGCGGGTCTTGTCTACCTGTGGCGAATCGGAGCGCTCGACTGGGCGCCTGCGAGCCGTCGTGAGCGACAGGCGAAGTCGAAACAATGA